In the genome of Actinobacillus genomosp. 1, the window ACAAGAAGCGGCAAATACCACCGGTTCGGCGATTGAAGTGCAACGTAATTTAGCCAGCTTTGTGGAGATGGGCGCTGATTTTTGTGCGATGGAAGTCTCTTCACACGGCTTAGCACAATATCGCGCGGAAGCGTTAAGTTATGATTTAGCGGTATTTACCAATTTAAGCCGTGATCATCTCGATTACCACAAGACAATGGAAGAATATGCACAAGCAAAATTTCGTTTGTTTAGCGAATTAGATACCAAAGCACAAGTATTAAACGCAGATGATGAAGTCGGGCGTGAATGGTTGGCAAAATTGCCGAATGCGGTGGCGGTCAGTACCGATGCTCGTTTTAGTAGTGAGCATAAATTCGTTAAAGCAGCCGATGTGAGCTTTAGCTTACAAGGCGTAAAAATTACGTTTGAATCGAGCTGGGGCAACGGCGAGCTGCATAGCCGTTTAATCGGTGCGTTTAACGTCAATAATTTACTCACAGCATTAGCCAGCTTATTAGTGCTTGGTCACGATTTGCAAAGATTAATCGAAACCGCACCGCTTCTGCAAGGGGTTGCAGGACGTATGGAGTGTGTCGTTTCGCAAAAAAATCCGCAAAATAGACCGCTTGTGTTAGTCGATTATGCCCATACGCCGGATGCGTTAGAAAAAGCCTTACAAGCGGCAAGATTACATACCGAGGGCGAGCTTTATTGTATTTTCGGTTGCGGCGGCGATCGCGATGCGGGTAAACGCCCGATGATGGCAGCGATTGCAGAAAAATTAGCGGATAAAGTGATTGCGACCGATGATAACCCGAGAACCGAAGATAACGCTAAGATTATGGCGGATATTCTCAAAGGTTTCGTTCAAGTGGAGAAAGTGCAAGTGATTCACGATCGTGAACAAGCCATTAAAACCGCGATTGAACAAGCGAATGAAAAAGATGTGATTTTAATTGCCGGTAAAGGGCATGAGGATTACCAAATTATCGGGACGACTAAGCATCATTTTTCAGATCAGGAAACCGCGGCTAAATATCTAGCGTAAATATACAAGGTTGCAGAGCAACCGCACAATCAGTAACCTCGTACATTTAGTGCGAGGTTTACAGCAAATATTTTTGAAAGAAGAAAATGATAAAACTAACAACAAATGAAATTGCCGGCATTCTTAATGCGCAGTTGATTGGTGATGGCAATGTGGTGGTGGAAACTACCAGTACCGACACTCGACAAGCGGTCGAAAACGGGCTGTTTTTTGCATTAAAAGGCGAGAACTTTGATGCGCACCATTACTTAGCGAATGCGGTGGAACAAGGCTGTGTAGCCGTAGTGGTTGAGCGTGAATGTGAAATTTCCGTACCGCAAATTGTGGTGAAAGATACACGCCTTGCGTTAGGCGAGTTAGCCAAATGGTTAAAAGCGAAACTTAATCCGAAAACTGTAGCGATGACCGGTTCTTCAGGCAAAACCACCGTAAAAGAAATGACGGCAAAAATTTTGCAAAAAATGACCGCTTGTGAAGATGAAGTGCTTTATACCTTTGGTAACTTAAATAATGACCTCGGTGTGCCGATGACTTTATTACGCTTAACGACAAAACATAAATTTGCGGTGGTGGAACTCGGGGCAAACCATATCGGTGAAATCGCTTATACCACGGCAATCACTCAGCCGGACGCTTGTTTAGTGAATAACGTTGCCGCGGCGCATTTAGAAGGTTTCGGCTCACTCGAAGGTGTAGCGCAAGCAAAAGGCGAAATTTATCGAGGCTTAAAAGCCGGCGGTAAAGCGATTGTGAATCAAGCCTTTTATTATCCGCAATGGCAAAAAGAAATCGGCGAGCATGAGCTACAATCATTTAGCTATATCGGTTCGGATCAAGATTCATATGCGGATTTTTGGGCGGAAAATGTGGAATTAGGCTTATCCGGTTCTCATTTCACGCTACATTCTCCGCAAGGCGAAATCGAAATTAATTTGCCTTATTTAGGCGCGCATAATGTCAGTAATGCTTTAGCCGCAACTTCGCTCGCTATGGCGGTCGGTGCGGACTTAAATGCGGTCAAAGCCGGATTGGAGCAACGTTCGCAAGTGAAAGGTCGTTTGTATCCGGTTGAAGTCAATCCGCATTGTTTATTGATTGATGATACCTATAACGCCAATGTCGATTCGATGAAATCGGCGGTGTCGGTGTTAAAAAATTATCCGGCGTTCCGTATTTTTGCGGTCGGCGATATGGCGGAACTCGGCGATGAAAGTGCGGCTTGTCACCAACAAGTGGCGGATTTCGTACGCGAGGCAAATTTAGATTTAGTGGTGAGTTTCGGTAAGCAAAGTGCGGTAATTAGTGGAGAGACTGCACATCACTTTACCGATAAACAAGCAATGCACGATTTCTTATTACCAATTATTTCGCAAAAGATTGCAGAAAAACAACCGCTAGTGTTGTTAGCAAAAGGTTCTCGTAGCCAAAAAATGGAAACATTGATTTCTGCTTTATGCCTTTCTTTGGGCGTTTCTTTTTAATTTTTAAGGTAGGTAGATAGTG includes:
- the murE gene encoding UDP-N-acetylmuramoyl-L-alanyl-D-glutamate--2,6-diaminopimelate ligase, whose amino-acid sequence is MKRLLPFLTELDAWVAELKPLKQMTLDSRQVGECDLFVALKGHRVDGRQFIQKAIEQGAALVLAEADEGQTEIELDAKFAKYNLDRTVCKVVSVPNLARILSEIAGAFYANPSEKLTLVGVTGTNGKTTSAQLLAQWHNLLGGKSAVMGTIGNGLYGKVQEAANTTGSAIEVQRNLASFVEMGADFCAMEVSSHGLAQYRAEALSYDLAVFTNLSRDHLDYHKTMEEYAQAKFRLFSELDTKAQVLNADDEVGREWLAKLPNAVAVSTDARFSSEHKFVKAADVSFSLQGVKITFESSWGNGELHSRLIGAFNVNNLLTALASLLVLGHDLQRLIETAPLLQGVAGRMECVVSQKNPQNRPLVLVDYAHTPDALEKALQAARLHTEGELYCIFGCGGDRDAGKRPMMAAIAEKLADKVIATDDNPRTEDNAKIMADILKGFVQVEKVQVIHDREQAIKTAIEQANEKDVILIAGKGHEDYQIIGTTKHHFSDQETAAKYLA
- the murF gene encoding UDP-N-acetylmuramoyl-tripeptide--D-alanyl-D-alanine ligase, encoding MIKLTTNEIAGILNAQLIGDGNVVVETTSTDTRQAVENGLFFALKGENFDAHHYLANAVEQGCVAVVVERECEISVPQIVVKDTRLALGELAKWLKAKLNPKTVAMTGSSGKTTVKEMTAKILQKMTACEDEVLYTFGNLNNDLGVPMTLLRLTTKHKFAVVELGANHIGEIAYTTAITQPDACLVNNVAAAHLEGFGSLEGVAQAKGEIYRGLKAGGKAIVNQAFYYPQWQKEIGEHELQSFSYIGSDQDSYADFWAENVELGLSGSHFTLHSPQGEIEINLPYLGAHNVSNALAATSLAMAVGADLNAVKAGLEQRSQVKGRLYPVEVNPHCLLIDDTYNANVDSMKSAVSVLKNYPAFRIFAVGDMAELGDESAACHQQVADFVREANLDLVVSFGKQSAVISGETAHHFTDKQAMHDFLLPIISQKIAEKQPLVLLAKGSRSQKMETLISALCLSLGVSF